From a region of the Sminthopsis crassicaudata isolate SCR6 chromosome 6, ASM4859323v1, whole genome shotgun sequence genome:
- the CALCB gene encoding calcitonin gene-related peptide 2 isoform X2 — protein MILLKLSSFLAFFALVVCQMDSLQAAPFRPGFESVMPDHVALSDEEARHLLNALVKEFVQMKADELDQVTEDNSVTAQKRGCNTATCVTHRLADFLSRSGGMVKSDFVPTNVGAKTFGRRRRDI, from the exons ATGATCCTCCTAAAGCTCTCTTCCTTCCTGGCTTTCTTTGCCCTGGTTGTGTGCCAGATGGACAGCCTCCAGGCTGCTCCATTCAG GCCTGGTTTTGAATCTGTCATGCCAGACCATGTGGCTCTCAGTGATGAGGAGGCTCGGCACCTGCTGAATGCTTTAGTGAAGGAGTTTGTGCAGATGAAAGCTGATGAGCTGGATCAGGTGACTGAGGACAACAG TGTTACTGCTCAGAAGCGAGGCTGCAACactgctacctgtgtgacccacCGGCTGGCAGACTTCCTAAGCAGGTCAGGGGGTATGGTCAAGAGCGACTTTGTGCCGACCAACGTGGGAGCTAAAACATTTGGCAGACGGCGGAGGGACATCTAG
- the CALCB gene encoding calcitonin gene-related peptide 2 isoform X1: MILLKLSSFLAFFALVVCQMDSLQAAPFRPGFESVMPDHVALSDEEARHLLNALVKEFVQMKADELDQVTEDNSLDRPRAKRCSNLSTCLLGKLSQELHRLHTYTRTDVGARTPGKKRDVLNDLENDRYGSSEDVLGSN; this comes from the exons ATGATCCTCCTAAAGCTCTCTTCCTTCCTGGCTTTCTTTGCCCTGGTTGTGTGCCAGATGGACAGCCTCCAGGCTGCTCCATTCAG GCCTGGTTTTGAATCTGTCATGCCAGACCATGTGGCTCTCAGTGATGAGGAGGCTCGGCACCTGCTGAATGCTTTAGTGAAGGAGTTTGTGCAGATGAAAGCTGATGAGCTGGATCAGGTGACTGAGGACAACAG CCTGGACAGACCTAGAGCTAAGCGGTGCAGTAATCTGAGTACCTGTTTGCTGGGCAAGCTCTCGCAGGAACTGCACAGGCTGCACACTTACACGCGCACTGACGTCGGGGCGCGAACACCTGGCAAGAAACGCGATGTGCTGAACGACCTGGAGAATGACCGTTACGGGAGCTCTGAGGATGTCCTGGGGAGCAACTAA